One genomic segment of Halogeometricum borinquense DSM 11551 includes these proteins:
- a CDS encoding tyrosine-type recombinase/integrase — protein sequence MSTTETTQAKSWMKPDQVKRVRSVCLSETFPTYLQQRNYAMITVLADTGLRVSELVDLDVGDLHLDAERPHIYLPSHKQKGRPGDATVYLDDFGDVYSARDTLKQYLTGRWKEPENGALFPSRESDRATPRSVQRVVKRAAQAADVTPQVKSVATEDSEPSPEDVTPHTFRHSVAYRIIVEQGGRLEDVQRHLRHSSRETTDRIYSHLV from the coding sequence ATGAGCACCACCGAGACCACCCAGGCGAAGTCCTGGATGAAGCCCGACCAAGTGAAACGAGTTCGAAGCGTCTGCCTCAGCGAGACGTTCCCGACGTACCTCCAGCAGCGCAACTACGCCATGATCACCGTGCTCGCCGACACCGGTCTCCGGGTGAGCGAACTGGTCGATCTCGACGTCGGCGACCTCCACCTGGACGCCGAACGGCCTCACATCTACCTACCGAGTCACAAGCAGAAGGGCCGTCCGGGCGACGCGACCGTCTACCTCGACGACTTCGGCGACGTCTACAGTGCCCGCGACACTCTGAAGCAGTATCTCACAGGGCGGTGGAAGGAGCCCGAGAACGGGGCGCTGTTCCCGTCCCGAGAGTCAGACCGGGCGACACCCCGCAGCGTTCAGCGCGTCGTGAAGCGAGCCGCACAGGCCGCCGACGTGACGCCACAGGTGAAGAGCGTCGCCACCGAGGACAGTGAACCCAGCCCCGAGGACGTCACCCCGCACACCTTCCGACACTCGGTGGCCTACCGCATCATCGTCGAACAGGGCGGTCGTCTGGAAGACGTGCAGCGCCACCTGCGCCATTCGTCCAGGGAGACGACGGACCGAATCTACTCCCACCTGGTGTGA
- a CDS encoding ribbon-helix-helix domain-containing protein, with amino-acid sequence MSEADTPPDKTTVNIRITETFLADVDGAWEDLGYNSRSEFIRDVLRDAVKHPDFNRADLKAMLAGEVDIQEGRTHTSDEVKAEYGLDGEDE; translated from the coding sequence ATGTCCGAGGCCGACACCCCACCCGACAAGACCACCGTGAACATCCGCATCACCGAGACCTTCCTCGCCGACGTCGATGGGGCGTGGGAGGACCTCGGGTACAACAGTCGCAGTGAGTTCATCCGCGACGTCCTCCGCGACGCCGTGAAACACCCCGACTTCAACCGCGCCGACCTGAAGGCGATGCTCGCCGGTGAGGTGGACATCCAGGAAGGCCGCACACACACCAGCGACGAGGTGAAGGCCGAGTACGGCCTCGACGGCGAGGACGAGTGA
- a CDS encoding type II toxin-antitoxin system RelE family toxin — MSDDWRWELTDTAERQFGSLDEYARERIASKLDEIVDDQWREPSDYLEPLQGAPHQKLRIGPFRLGCRADRDKKILYVLRIRKRGGDAYRGDDD, encoded by the coding sequence ATGAGCGACGACTGGCGCTGGGAGCTCACCGACACTGCTGAGCGGCAGTTCGGGAGCCTCGACGAGTACGCGCGTGAGCGCATCGCCTCGAAGTTGGACGAGATCGTCGATGATCAGTGGCGCGAACCGAGCGACTACCTGGAGCCGCTTCAGGGTGCGCCTCACCAGAAACTCCGCATCGGCCCGTTCCGTCTCGGCTGTCGGGCAGACCGTGACAAGAAGATCCTCTACGTCCTCCGAATCCGGAAACGGGGCGGTGATGCCTATCGCGGAGACGACGACTAA
- a CDS encoding AbrB/MazE/SpoVT family DNA-binding domain-containing protein, with amino-acid sequence MQEHWSRRGYLGSVAGLAGALAGVSNSDRDREEDDADAQTPGLQTITLRIPKEVADDLDVEAGDSVLYQGTN; translated from the coding sequence ATGCAGGAACACTGGAGCCGGAGAGGCTACCTCGGTAGCGTCGCAGGTCTCGCGGGCGCGCTGGCAGGCGTCTCGAACAGCGACCGAGACCGTGAGGAGGACGACGCCGACGCCCAGACCCCAGGGCTTCAGACGATCACGCTCCGCATCCCGAAGGAGGTAGCCGACGATCTCGACGTCGAGGCCGGCGACAGCGTCCTCTACCAGGGCACGAACTGA